A genomic region of Manihot esculenta cultivar AM560-2 chromosome 15, M.esculenta_v8, whole genome shotgun sequence contains the following coding sequences:
- the LOC110601366 gene encoding uncharacterized protein LOC110601366, which translates to MKLSLNLPDDDNNHHNPILKAELPISIFNQPFNSIFTTATNSFSDIHFSVSTNFPTGPSLKLSYSPPTTTTPSSPISVSLKSGLGLFGSPHNSPLVFSAHFSLSSASPVAIIPTFSLHFKPQLGHFSLHKRTASSSDPNPDPDSGTHLVAGSHLDSVSSSNLEFGNVYAPDSVGPMGWQEVKLEPVTGKEKEGFANPNPNDIDGAYAPNGGIFGFLPERHLMPEDRKKGGFSGVAVKARTVVPLSKRVKMNLRWGVNLPGDMGIKMPYLTVNKIVVERIEEMKETKEKSSEYTKGDLELLKGMCFWMRRDLEIIEKENRDMKQILEYMRSRVSTRNLRGENSVGKKVPASSDRLGEFWQSKRKKNDEAYGQTELKKPTNPVTDLESELQKAIKAAAS; encoded by the coding sequence ATGAAGCTCTCTCTCAATCTCCCAGATGATGACAACAACCACCACAATCCAATCCTAAAAGCCGAATTACCCATTTCAATATTCAATCAGCCCTTCAATTCCATCTTCACCACTGCTACAAATTCATTTTCAGACATCCACTTCTCTGTTTCCACCAATTTTCCGACAGGTCCTTCCCTCAAACTCTCCTACTCTCCTCCCACCACCACCACTCCATCTTCTCCTATCTCTGTATCTCTCAAGTCAGGTTTAGGCCTGTTTGGCTCTCCTCATAATTCACCTTTGGTTTTCTCTGCTCATTTCTCCCTCTCTTCTGCAAGCCCCGTTGCCATTATCCCTACTTTCTCTCTCCACTTTAAGCCCCAGCTTGGCCATTTCTCTCTTCACAAAAGAACTGCTTCCTCTTCAGATCCTAACCCTGATCCTGATTCTGGGACTCACTTGGTAGCTGGATCCCATTTGGATTCTGTCTCCTCTTCAAATTTGGAATTTGGAAATGTATATGCCCCAGACTCTGTTGGGCCAATGGGTTGGCAGGAAGTGAAATTGGAGCCAGTTACTGGCAAAGAGAAAGAAGGGTTtgcaaaccctaaccctaatGATATTGATGGGGCTTATGCTCCTAATGGGGGAATTTTTGGTTTTCTTCCagaaaggcatttgatgccggAAGATAGAAAGAAAGGTGGATTTAGCGGAGTTGCTGTTAAGGCAAGGACAGTGGTTCCATTAAGCAAAAGGGTGAAGATGAATTTGAGGTGGGGTGTGAATTTGCCAGGTGATATGGGGATAAAGATGCCTTATTTGACTGTAAATAAGATTGTGGTTGAGAGAATTGAGGAGatgaaagaaacaaaagaaaagtcCTCTGAGTATACCAAAGGTGATTTGGAGTTGTTGAAGGGAATGTGTTTTTGGATGAGAAGGGATTTGGAgataatagaaaaagaaaatagagacaTGAAGCAGATTTTGGAGTACATGAGATCAAGAGTATCGACCAGGAATTTGAGAGGAGAAAATAGTGTTGGGAAGAAAGTGCCTGCTTCTAGCGATAGGTTGGGGGAGTTTTGGCAGTCGAAGAGGAAGAAAAATGATGAAGCATATGGGCAAACAGAATTGAAGAAACCTACAAATCCGGTTACTGATTTGGAAAGTGAGTTGCAGAAGGCTATAAAAGCTGCTGCTTCTTAA
- the LOC110601365 gene encoding ribose-phosphate pyrophosphokinase 1, chloroplastic isoform X2, whose protein sequence is MASSLYLPSSLQKSSSLTTPSFISSSHCSSLFSSRVSMVSTDSRTKIFPQSSLRCDMAEPISVENVGNGKPNIQILNERIFPKFLESARNEKSVNKNGSRLKLFSGSANPALSQEIAWYMGLELGKINIKRFADGEIYVQLQESVRGCDVYLLQPTCPPANENLMELLIMIDACRRASAKNITAVIPYFGYARADRKTQGRESIAAKLVANLITEAGANRVLACDIHSGQSMGYFDIPVDHLYCQVMNLIGDVKGKVAVMVDDMIDTAGTIAKGAALLHQEGAREVYACCTHAVFSPPAIERLSGGLFQEVIITNTIPVAEKNYFPQLTVLSVANLLGETIWRVHDDCSVSSIFQ, encoded by the exons ATGGCGTCGTCTCTGTACCTGCCGTCGTCTTTGCAAAAGTCATCTTCACTCACGACGCCGTCGTTCATATCCTCTTCTCATTGTTCATCTCTTTTTTCTTCCAGAGTATCCATGGTTTCAACTGATTCTCGCACGAAAATTTTCCCCCAAAGCAGCCTT AGATGTGATATGGCTGAACCGATAAGTGTTGAGAATGTTGGGAATGGAAAGCCTAATATTCAAATTCTTAATGAACGGATTTTTCCCAAGTTTTTGGAATCTGCCCGGAATGAGAAATCTGTTAACAAGAATGGCAGTAGGCTGAAATTGTTTTCTGGCTCAGCAAATCCTGCTCTTTCTCAG GAAATTGCCTGGTACATGGGCTTGGAACTGGGAAAGATCAACATAAAACGATTTGCTGATGGTGAAATTTATGTTCAATTGCAAGAAAGTGTTAGAGGATGTGATGTATATTTACTGCAGCCCACCTGCCCCCCAGCAAATGAGAATCTCATGGAGCTTTTGATCATGATAGATGCTTGTCGGAGAGCATCAGCCAAGAACATCACTGCTGTGATTCCCTATTTTGGATATGCAAGAGCTGATAGAAAG ACTCAAGGTCGTGAATCCATTGCAGCCAAACTTGTAGCAAACCTTATTACAGAAGCAGGTGCAAATCGCGTCCTTGCTTGTGATATTCATTCTGGGCAGTCCATGGGTTATTTTGATATCCCTGTTGACCATCTGTACTGTCAG GTGATGAACCTTATTGGTGATGTAAAAGGAAAGGTTGCAGTTATGGTGGATGACATGATTGACACAGCTG GGACAATTGCAAAAGGAGCAGCCCTTTTACACCAAGAAGGGGCCAGGGAAGTCTACGCATGCTGCACTCATGCTGTTTTTAG CCCTCCTGCCATTGAGAGGTTGTCAGGTGGCCTGTTTCAAGAAGTAATCATTACAAACACAATCCCAGTGGCCGAGAAGAACTATTTCCCTCAGTTGACTGTTCTTTCAGTAGCTAATCTATTGGGCGAAACAATTTGGCGTGTTCATGACGATTGCTCTGTGAGTAGCATTTTCCAGTGA
- the LOC110601365 gene encoding ribose-phosphate pyrophosphokinase 1 isoform X1, which yields MASSLYLPSSLQKSSSLTTPSFISSSHCSSLFSSRVSMVSTDSRTKIFPQSSLRCDMAEPISVENVGNGKPNIQILNERIFPKFLESARNEKSVNKNGSRLKLFSGSANPALSQEIAWYMGLELGKINIKRFADGEIYVQLQESVRGCDVYLLQPTCPPANENLMELLIMIDACRRASAKNITAVIPYFGYARADRKTQGRESIAAKLVANLITEAGANRVLACDIHSGQSMGYFDIPVDHLYCQPVILDYLASKTICSNDLVVVSPDVGGVARARAFAKKLSDAPLAIVDKRRQGHNVAEVMNLIGDVKGKVAVMVDDMIDTAGTIAKGAALLHQEGAREVYACCTHAVFSPPAIERLSGGLFQEVIITNTIPVAEKNYFPQLTVLSVANLLGETIWRVHDDCSVSSIFQ from the exons ATGGCGTCGTCTCTGTACCTGCCGTCGTCTTTGCAAAAGTCATCTTCACTCACGACGCCGTCGTTCATATCCTCTTCTCATTGTTCATCTCTTTTTTCTTCCAGAGTATCCATGGTTTCAACTGATTCTCGCACGAAAATTTTCCCCCAAAGCAGCCTT AGATGTGATATGGCTGAACCGATAAGTGTTGAGAATGTTGGGAATGGAAAGCCTAATATTCAAATTCTTAATGAACGGATTTTTCCCAAGTTTTTGGAATCTGCCCGGAATGAGAAATCTGTTAACAAGAATGGCAGTAGGCTGAAATTGTTTTCTGGCTCAGCAAATCCTGCTCTTTCTCAG GAAATTGCCTGGTACATGGGCTTGGAACTGGGAAAGATCAACATAAAACGATTTGCTGATGGTGAAATTTATGTTCAATTGCAAGAAAGTGTTAGAGGATGTGATGTATATTTACTGCAGCCCACCTGCCCCCCAGCAAATGAGAATCTCATGGAGCTTTTGATCATGATAGATGCTTGTCGGAGAGCATCAGCCAAGAACATCACTGCTGTGATTCCCTATTTTGGATATGCAAGAGCTGATAGAAAG ACTCAAGGTCGTGAATCCATTGCAGCCAAACTTGTAGCAAACCTTATTACAGAAGCAGGTGCAAATCGCGTCCTTGCTTGTGATATTCATTCTGGGCAGTCCATGGGTTATTTTGATATCCCTGTTGACCATCTGTACTGTCAG CCTGTGATTCTTGATTATCTTGCAAGCAAGACAATTTGTTCTAATGATTTGGTAGTGGTTTCACCTGATGTTGGTGGAGTTGCAAGAGCTCGTGCTTTTGCAAAAAAGTTATCTGATGCCCCTTTAGCTATTGTAGACAAAAGGCGTCAAGGACACAATGTTGCTGAG GTGATGAACCTTATTGGTGATGTAAAAGGAAAGGTTGCAGTTATGGTGGATGACATGATTGACACAGCTG GGACAATTGCAAAAGGAGCAGCCCTTTTACACCAAGAAGGGGCCAGGGAAGTCTACGCATGCTGCACTCATGCTGTTTTTAG CCCTCCTGCCATTGAGAGGTTGTCAGGTGGCCTGTTTCAAGAAGTAATCATTACAAACACAATCCCAGTGGCCGAGAAGAACTATTTCCCTCAGTTGACTGTTCTTTCAGTAGCTAATCTATTGGGCGAAACAATTTGGCGTGTTCATGACGATTGCTCTGTGAGTAGCATTTTCCAGTGA